A single window of Ferrimonas balearica DSM 9799 DNA harbors:
- a CDS encoding phosphotransferase family protein → MSDSVIDQGGAVREGEALPLEALLPWLRERLPALEGTPEVRQYSGGASNWTYCLQFANRDLILRRAPAGTKARGAHDMGREYRLQKALKPLFGAVPEVLAHCDNAQVLGTEFYLMERLQGVIPRRHFPRALALTPTRTRQVCESALDTLIQLHQVDTAPLAEFGKGSGYIERQIEGWIQRYQKARTWNVGSGKRVMRYLEANLPTKERQALIHNDYRFDNLVLAPDDPSRVLGVLDWELATLGDPLMDLGNTLAYWVQADDDAVLRSARLQPTHLPGMLSRQEVVQYYGERTGIDCDDFTFYEVYGLFRLAGIMQQIYYRYHHGQTRNPRFKRFWFFVNYLLWRCDRRIRAAR, encoded by the coding sequence ATGAGCGACAGTGTGATTGACCAGGGGGGCGCGGTGCGCGAGGGCGAAGCCCTGCCACTGGAAGCCCTGCTGCCCTGGTTGCGGGAGCGGTTGCCGGCACTGGAGGGGACGCCTGAGGTTCGTCAGTACAGTGGCGGTGCCTCCAACTGGACCTACTGCCTGCAGTTCGCCAACCGGGACCTGATCCTGCGGCGGGCCCCGGCGGGCACCAAGGCTCGGGGGGCGCACGATATGGGTCGGGAGTACCGGCTGCAAAAGGCGCTCAAGCCGCTGTTCGGTGCGGTGCCTGAGGTGCTGGCCCACTGCGACAATGCGCAGGTGCTGGGAACGGAGTTCTACCTGATGGAGCGGTTGCAGGGGGTGATCCCTCGGCGGCACTTCCCCCGTGCCCTGGCGCTGACGCCGACCCGGACCCGACAGGTGTGTGAGTCGGCGCTGGATACCCTGATTCAACTGCATCAGGTGGACACCGCGCCGCTGGCGGAGTTTGGCAAGGGCAGCGGCTATATCGAGCGCCAAATCGAGGGGTGGATTCAGCGCTACCAAAAGGCCCGCACCTGGAACGTGGGCAGTGGCAAACGGGTGATGCGCTATCTGGAGGCCAACCTGCCGACAAAGGAGCGGCAGGCGCTGATCCACAACGACTACCGCTTTGACAATCTGGTACTGGCCCCGGACGACCCCAGCCGGGTGTTGGGTGTGCTGGACTGGGAGCTGGCCACCCTGGGCGACCCGCTGATGGACCTGGGCAACACTCTGGCGTATTGGGTTCAGGCCGACGATGACGCGGTATTGCGATCGGCCCGGTTGCAGCCGACGCACCTGCCGGGCATGCTGAGTCGGCAAGAGGTGGTGCAGTACTACGGCGAGCGCACCGGCATCGACTGTGACGATTTCACGTTTTACGAAGTGTATGGCCTGTTCAGGCTGGCCGGCATCATGCAGCAGATCTACTACCGCTACCACCACGGCCAGACCCGTAACCCCCGCTTTAAGCGGTTCTGGTTCTTCGTCAATTACCTGCTGTGGCGCTGTGACCGGCGGATCCGCGCTGCTCGTTAA
- a CDS encoding LysR family transcriptional regulator — protein sequence MRPEQLDLNLLKVFEALYREGNVSAAATVLHLTPSAVSHALKRLRSQLGEPLFERHGNGMRPTPSCQRMAPQLLAQLSQLRQLLRQWGHFDPAQARLTFQLGVPDALEPLVLPTLARLLDQHAPGCSLISRRVERGQLSRELAQGLVDLAVDVRQPAEPELCLQPLLSDELVVLSRSDRTSLSREAYQEAAHVVVSRRARGAVLEEAALAAIGVARRTPLRCQGYASAARIVAQSQHLLTLPRHLAEPLLTPSLALHPCPLPLSPIPIGLYWHRSRQEDPALSWLRKTLLSALPQQLASPP from the coding sequence ATGCGACCGGAACAACTCGACCTCAACCTGCTTAAGGTGTTTGAAGCGCTCTACCGCGAAGGCAATGTCTCCGCGGCGGCCACGGTGCTGCACCTGACCCCATCGGCGGTCAGCCATGCCCTGAAACGACTGCGGAGCCAGCTGGGCGAGCCGCTGTTTGAACGCCACGGCAATGGCATGCGTCCGACTCCCAGCTGTCAGCGCATGGCACCTCAGTTGCTGGCCCAACTCAGTCAGCTGCGGCAACTGCTGCGCCAGTGGGGCCACTTTGACCCTGCACAGGCCCGGCTGACCTTTCAGTTGGGCGTGCCCGATGCGCTGGAGCCCCTGGTGCTGCCAACTTTGGCCCGGCTGCTGGATCAGCATGCCCCGGGCTGCAGCCTGATCAGCCGTCGGGTGGAGCGGGGTCAGCTGAGTCGTGAATTGGCTCAGGGCCTGGTCGATCTGGCGGTGGACGTGCGCCAGCCCGCCGAGCCGGAACTCTGCCTGCAGCCGCTGCTCAGTGATGAGCTGGTGGTACTGAGCCGCTCGGATCGCACCAGCCTGAGCCGGGAAGCCTATCAGGAGGCCGCTCATGTGGTGGTCTCCCGCCGGGCCAGAGGGGCGGTACTGGAGGAGGCTGCCCTGGCCGCCATTGGTGTGGCAAGACGAACCCCGCTGCGCTGTCAGGGCTACGCCAGTGCCGCCCGCATCGTGGCCCAATCTCAGCACCTGCTGACCCTGCCCCGCCACCTCGCGGAGCCGCTGCTGACCCCATCGCTGGCGCTCCACCCCTGCCCGCTGCCGCTCTCCCCCATCCCCATCGGGCTCTACTGGCATCGCAGCCGACAGGAGGACCCCGCCCTCTCCTGGCTGCGGAAAACCCTGTTGAGCGCCCTGCCGCAGCAACTGGCCTCCCCCCCATAA
- a CDS encoding M3 family metallopeptidase — MLRKTLLASSVVLALAACSDTTPTAQTAAAPAAEAAPQVAQLPDSNPLKNASTLQYQAPDFSRITDEHFKPAFEVGMAQHMAEIEAIANNPEAPTFENTLVAMEKSGALLSRAASVFYNLSSSTSNDARRALETEMGPKFAEHQDNVYLNAKLFERVKAIYDHRAELGLDAESIRLTEVTYEQFVRAGADLSPEQKLKVRELNKKLSELTNQFGQNLLAASQESAVLVTDLAQLSGLSEGAIASAKAAAEKAGKEGYLLTLTNTTRQSALSSLDNRELRQRLWEASAFRATSGEADNQAVLIEIAQLRAEKAALFGFDNWAGYKLQSQMAKDPNTVMDLLGSMVPKVVANANKEAEEIAAMMAADGVEGEVKPWDWLYYAEKVRQQKFNLDAAEVAKYFVFDKVLEDGVFYTMERQYGITFKQRTDLPAYHPDVDVYEIFDKDGKSMALFYADYYAREGKRGGAWMNVFVGQSHLLGTQPVIVNVMNIEKAGEGQPQLVSFDEATTMFHEMGHAVHGLFSDVNYPSLAGTNVSRDFVEFPSTFQEDWAVHPEVIANYAKHVETGEPIPADLLAKVMAASKFNLGFDTLEYLSSALLDMEWHAIGTDAKIDNVADFEAEALAKHGVDLAAIPPRYKSTYFAHIFAGGYSAGYYAYLWSEILAADAFAHIRDTGGLTRERGQLFRDKILSMGNSQDLMETYKGFKGEEPTTEALLIRRGISLAK, encoded by the coding sequence ATGTTACGCAAGACTCTGTTGGCCTCCAGCGTTGTGCTGGCCCTGGCCGCCTGCTCCGATACCACCCCGACCGCTCAGACCGCTGCAGCCCCGGCTGCCGAAGCTGCACCCCAGGTGGCTCAGCTGCCGGACAGCAACCCGCTGAAGAACGCCAGCACCCTGCAGTACCAGGCTCCGGATTTCTCCCGCATCACCGACGAGCATTTTAAGCCGGCTTTTGAAGTGGGCATGGCTCAGCATATGGCGGAAATCGAGGCCATCGCCAACAACCCGGAAGCCCCCACCTTTGAAAACACCCTGGTGGCGATGGAGAAAAGCGGCGCTCTGTTGAGCCGTGCGGCCAGCGTGTTCTACAACCTGTCCAGCTCCACCAGCAACGACGCCCGTCGTGCCCTGGAAACCGAGATGGGCCCCAAGTTTGCTGAGCATCAGGACAACGTTTACCTCAATGCCAAGCTGTTTGAGCGGGTCAAGGCGATCTATGACCACCGCGCAGAGCTGGGCCTGGATGCAGAATCCATCCGCCTGACCGAAGTGACCTATGAGCAGTTTGTCCGTGCCGGTGCCGACCTGAGCCCGGAGCAGAAGCTCAAGGTGCGTGAACTGAATAAGAAGCTGTCTGAACTGACCAACCAGTTTGGCCAGAACCTGCTGGCTGCCAGCCAGGAGAGTGCCGTACTGGTGACCGACCTGGCCCAGCTGTCCGGTCTGTCTGAAGGCGCCATCGCTTCCGCCAAGGCGGCCGCCGAGAAAGCCGGCAAAGAGGGTTACCTGCTGACTCTGACCAACACCACCCGCCAGTCAGCCCTCTCCAGCCTCGACAACCGCGAGCTGCGCCAGCGCCTGTGGGAAGCGTCCGCATTCCGTGCCACCAGTGGCGAAGCGGACAACCAGGCGGTGCTGATCGAGATCGCCCAGCTGCGCGCCGAGAAGGCCGCCCTGTTTGGCTTCGACAACTGGGCGGGCTACAAGCTGCAGTCCCAGATGGCAAAAGACCCGAACACCGTGATGGACCTGCTGGGCTCCATGGTGCCGAAGGTCGTGGCGAACGCCAACAAAGAGGCGGAGGAGATCGCCGCCATGATGGCCGCCGATGGTGTTGAAGGCGAGGTGAAGCCGTGGGATTGGCTCTACTACGCCGAGAAGGTGCGTCAGCAGAAGTTCAACCTGGATGCCGCCGAAGTGGCCAAGTACTTCGTGTTCGACAAGGTGCTGGAAGATGGCGTGTTCTACACCATGGAACGCCAGTACGGCATCACCTTCAAGCAACGTACTGACCTGCCGGCCTACCATCCGGACGTGGACGTGTACGAGATCTTCGATAAAGACGGCAAGAGCATGGCGCTGTTTTACGCCGACTACTACGCCCGCGAAGGCAAGCGTGGTGGTGCCTGGATGAATGTGTTTGTGGGCCAGTCCCACCTGCTTGGCACCCAGCCGGTGATCGTCAACGTGATGAACATTGAGAAGGCCGGTGAAGGCCAGCCGCAGCTGGTCAGCTTCGATGAAGCCACCACCATGTTCCACGAGATGGGCCACGCTGTGCATGGTCTGTTCTCTGACGTGAACTACCCGAGCCTCGCCGGTACCAACGTGTCCCGCGACTTTGTTGAGTTCCCCTCCACCTTCCAGGAAGACTGGGCGGTGCACCCTGAGGTGATCGCCAACTACGCCAAGCACGTGGAAACCGGTGAGCCGATCCCGGCGGATCTGCTGGCCAAAGTGATGGCGGCCAGCAAGTTCAATCTGGGCTTTGATACTCTGGAGTACCTCTCCTCCGCCCTGCTGGATATGGAGTGGCACGCCATCGGTACTGACGCCAAGATCGATAACGTGGCGGACTTTGAAGCCGAGGCGCTGGCCAAGCACGGTGTGGATCTGGCGGCGATCCCGCCGCGCTACAAGTCCACCTACTTTGCCCACATCTTTGCCGGTGGTTACTCCGCGGGTTACTACGCCTACCTGTGGAGTGAGATCCTGGCCGCGGATGCCTTTGCTCATATCCGTGATACCGGTGGCCTGACCCGTGAACGTGGCCAGCTGTTCCGTGACAAGATCCTGTCCATGGGCAACAGCCAGGACCTGATGGAGACCTACAAAGGCTTCAAAGGTGAGGAGCCCACCACCGAGGCGCTGTTGATTCGCCGTGGTATCTCCCTGGCCAAGTAA
- a CDS encoding LysR family transcriptional regulator: MTGFDWNLIPIFLETYKLRSYTLAADALNMTQPGVSAAIKRLQSQLGAALFVREGRGIAPTQAAVQLARSLEPAFNNARQALDNLTAFSPEQPRTFILSCDEVMTHRLHRRAEHATALGQCQLQLNLAPQDEETLVNLLMLNKVDLALDLDGLSHPTLAMAPVFEDEMLLICRKGHPRIQGPINQLQYFAEQHVALKIRRSGRYAADYFTDDTLIQRRIRCECDSLLSMMGLVATSDCLGVVTRSVADLYAAGFDLQRLPLPFSTRRVGHAMYWHHSHNNDPAHQWLREQVRQLLA, encoded by the coding sequence ATGACCGGCTTCGACTGGAACCTGATCCCGATCTTTCTGGAAACCTATAAGCTGCGCTCCTACACCCTGGCCGCAGACGCGCTGAACATGACCCAACCGGGGGTCAGCGCCGCCATCAAGCGATTGCAGAGTCAGTTGGGGGCGGCACTGTTTGTCCGGGAGGGGCGTGGCATCGCTCCGACACAGGCCGCCGTACAGCTGGCCCGCAGCCTGGAACCGGCGTTCAACAACGCCCGTCAGGCACTGGATAACCTGACCGCCTTCAGTCCCGAACAACCCCGTACCTTTATCCTCTCCTGCGACGAGGTGATGACCCACCGCCTCCACCGTCGGGCCGAACACGCGACGGCGCTGGGGCAGTGCCAGCTGCAATTGAATCTGGCGCCCCAGGATGAAGAGACCCTGGTCAACCTGCTGATGTTGAACAAGGTGGACCTGGCGCTGGACTTAGATGGCCTGAGTCACCCGACGCTGGCGATGGCCCCCGTCTTTGAGGACGAGATGCTGCTGATCTGCCGCAAGGGGCACCCCCGTATCCAGGGGCCCATCAACCAGCTTCAGTATTTTGCTGAACAGCATGTGGCCCTGAAGATCCGCCGATCAGGCCGCTATGCCGCGGACTACTTTACCGATGACACCCTGATCCAGCGCCGCATCCGCTGTGAGTGCGACTCGCTGTTGTCGATGATGGGACTGGTGGCCACCAGCGACTGTTTGGGGGTGGTCACCCGCTCGGTGGCCGACCTGTACGCCGCCGGTTTCGACCTGCAGCGCCTGCCCCTGCCCTTCTCCACCCGTCGGGTTGGCCACGCCATGTACTGGCACCACTCCCACAACAATGACCCCGCCCACCAGTGGTTGCGGGAACAGGTGCGGCAGCTGCTGGCGTAA
- a CDS encoding acyl-CoA dehydrogenase family protein, whose product MAFVPSARSQALQQQLTEFMTTRVLPNEARWLAENHRLNGHGDWQRWQLLPELQALKQEAREQGLWNLFLPDAELGAGLTTLEYAPLAEIMGHSLLAPELFNCNAPDTGNMEVLYHFGSPEQQARWLTPLLAGTLRSVFCMTEPEVASSDATNMAATIERDGDELVLNGHKWWSTGLGHPDAGIAIFMGLCDPDAERHRRHAMVLVPLDTPGVTIERMLTACGDYDAPYGHGQVRFDQVRVPADHLIKGWGEGFAIAQGRLGPGRIHHCMRCLGAAERSLALMIERGQQRSAFGRPLLKLGGNLEKVAEARIAIEQARLLTLQAAWKIDNHGVRAAMTDIAAIKVVAPRVLQQVVEMAIQLHGGAGLCQDHPLMGFYAQARALRLADGPDEVHLASVAKLELKRRGQS is encoded by the coding sequence ATGGCATTTGTCCCCAGTGCGCGCAGTCAGGCGCTGCAGCAACAGCTGACCGAGTTTATGACAACACGGGTGCTGCCCAATGAAGCCCGCTGGCTGGCGGAGAACCACCGCCTTAATGGCCATGGCGACTGGCAACGCTGGCAGTTGCTGCCGGAGTTGCAGGCGTTGAAGCAGGAAGCCCGCGAGCAGGGGCTGTGGAATCTGTTTCTGCCCGACGCCGAACTTGGGGCCGGGCTGACCACGCTGGAGTATGCCCCGCTGGCCGAGATCATGGGCCACAGCCTGTTGGCCCCGGAACTGTTCAACTGCAACGCCCCGGACACCGGCAATATGGAGGTGCTCTACCACTTCGGTTCGCCGGAGCAGCAGGCCCGCTGGCTGACCCCGCTGCTGGCAGGAACGTTGCGCTCGGTGTTCTGCATGACGGAGCCGGAGGTCGCCTCCAGCGATGCCACCAATATGGCCGCCACCATCGAACGGGATGGTGATGAGCTGGTGCTCAACGGCCACAAATGGTGGAGCACCGGACTGGGCCATCCCGATGCGGGCATCGCCATCTTTATGGGGCTTTGTGACCCCGATGCTGAACGCCATCGTCGGCACGCCATGGTGCTGGTGCCGCTGGACACCCCCGGCGTCACCATCGAACGGATGCTGACCGCCTGCGGCGACTACGACGCGCCCTATGGGCATGGTCAGGTGCGTTTTGACCAGGTTCGGGTGCCGGCAGATCACCTGATCAAAGGCTGGGGAGAGGGCTTTGCCATCGCCCAGGGCCGACTGGGTCCGGGTCGGATCCACCACTGCATGCGCTGTCTTGGCGCGGCGGAGCGATCACTGGCGCTGATGATTGAACGGGGCCAGCAGCGCAGCGCCTTTGGCCGACCCTTGCTGAAGCTGGGAGGCAACCTGGAGAAGGTGGCCGAGGCGCGCATCGCCATCGAGCAGGCGCGGCTGCTGACCCTGCAGGCGGCGTGGAAGATCGACAACCACGGCGTCCGGGCCGCCATGACCGACATTGCTGCCATCAAGGTGGTGGCGCCACGGGTGCTGCAACAGGTGGTGGAGATGGCCATTCAGCTGCATGGGGGCGCCGGGCTGTGTCAGGACCACCCGTTGATGGGGTTCTACGCCCAGGCCCGGGCGCTGCGCCTGGCGGATGGCCCGGATGAGGTGCATCTGGCCAGCGTGGCCAAACTGGAACTGAAGCGACGGGGGCAGTCATGA
- a CDS encoding alkyl/aryl-sulfatase produces MSVKPTAVAVSLCMALSLPVLADGLAGIETYQGKPASEHTIKANAELAKRLPWEDTSAFERTQRGLIAPFGSHAAGELKNKFNYMAAMSVKDLPPTVNPSIWRQGMLNYAAGGLYEVTDGVYQVRGADLSNMTIYRSDNGYIIHDPLLSDKAAAAAWDFAKQHLPKINGEHRITGVLYSHMHIDHFGGSRGIIDEQFDGPILAPDGFLKELADENMIGGNAMSRRAQYQYGTTLPNSTKGIVDNALGLGTSDGQVTLVAPTEEISERERWVTIDGLEMLLINMPGAEAPAEMVVYLPKYRSLNTAELTYDGQHNIYTFRGAKVRDALVWTKYLTELKLRFVDSGKVDNIHAAHSAPVWGQAEVSDYMTLQRDNYGFVHNQSMRLANHGVTIHDVGRAIEEIVPESQFNTWHTNGYHGSYSHNARAVVNLYLGYHDMNPVNVNPLTSHDKSCTYVEAAGAGTLVTAGKGHFEAGRYQQASQLLNDVVTCQPDNQKARDLLADSYEQQGYQAETMAWRNSYLQGAYELRTGFVADSLKAASPDVIANTPTGMMLDYLAVRLNAPKAEAAGLDFNFQLIHPELNEVYYGEVSNANMANIQIDKPVEADLTLTISKADLTRVLLGDGTLAERANIKGDAELLGQLKAVLDTFESDFEIVPLPAQKS; encoded by the coding sequence ATGTCTGTAAAACCTACTGCTGTTGCCGTTTCCCTCTGTATGGCCCTGTCTTTGCCGGTGCTTGCGGATGGTTTGGCTGGCATCGAAACCTACCAGGGCAAGCCCGCCTCGGAACACACCATCAAAGCCAATGCGGAGCTGGCCAAGCGCCTGCCCTGGGAGGACACCAGCGCCTTTGAACGCACTCAGCGCGGTCTGATTGCACCCTTTGGCAGCCACGCCGCCGGTGAGCTGAAAAACAAGTTCAACTATATGGCGGCGATGAGCGTGAAAGACCTGCCGCCGACGGTAAATCCCTCCATCTGGCGCCAGGGGATGCTGAACTACGCGGCAGGCGGTCTGTACGAAGTGACCGATGGGGTGTATCAGGTGCGCGGTGCCGATCTCTCCAACATGACCATCTACCGCTCCGATAACGGCTACATCATTCATGACCCGCTGCTAAGCGATAAGGCCGCTGCCGCAGCATGGGATTTTGCCAAGCAGCACCTGCCGAAGATCAACGGTGAACACCGCATCACCGGGGTGTTGTACAGCCACATGCACATCGACCATTTCGGCGGTTCCCGGGGCATCATTGATGAGCAGTTTGACGGCCCCATCCTGGCCCCGGACGGCTTCCTCAAAGAGCTGGCAGACGAGAACATGATCGGCGGTAACGCCATGAGCCGCCGCGCCCAGTACCAGTACGGCACCACCCTGCCCAACAGCACCAAAGGGATTGTGGACAACGCCCTGGGCCTGGGCACCTCCGACGGTCAGGTGACGCTGGTGGCCCCCACCGAGGAGATTAGCGAGCGTGAGCGTTGGGTCACCATCGATGGCCTGGAGATGCTGCTGATCAACATGCCTGGCGCAGAAGCCCCGGCGGAGATGGTGGTGTACCTGCCCAAGTACCGCAGCCTTAACACCGCCGAGCTGACCTACGACGGCCAGCACAACATCTACACCTTCCGGGGTGCCAAAGTGCGTGATGCGCTGGTCTGGACCAAATACCTGACTGAGCTGAAGCTGCGCTTTGTCGACAGTGGCAAGGTGGACAACATCCACGCCGCACACTCCGCACCGGTGTGGGGGCAGGCCGAGGTCAGTGACTACATGACCCTGCAGCGCGACAACTATGGCTTTGTTCATAACCAGTCGATGCGCCTGGCCAACCACGGGGTCACCATCCACGATGTGGGCCGCGCCATTGAGGAGATTGTGCCCGAGAGCCAGTTCAACACCTGGCACACCAACGGCTACCACGGCTCCTACAGCCACAATGCCCGGGCGGTGGTGAACCTCTACCTTGGTTACCACGACATGAACCCGGTCAACGTCAATCCGCTGACCAGCCACGATAAGTCCTGCACCTACGTGGAGGCGGCCGGTGCTGGCACTCTGGTGACGGCGGGTAAGGGCCACTTTGAGGCGGGCCGCTACCAGCAGGCCAGCCAGCTGCTGAACGATGTGGTGACCTGCCAGCCGGACAACCAAAAGGCCCGTGACCTGCTGGCGGACAGCTACGAGCAGCAGGGTTATCAGGCGGAAACCATGGCCTGGCGCAACAGCTACCTGCAGGGGGCGTATGAGCTGCGCACCGGGTTTGTCGCCGACAGCCTCAAGGCGGCCTCGCCGGACGTGATCGCCAACACCCCGACCGGCATGATGCTCGATTACCTGGCGGTACGCCTGAACGCGCCGAAAGCCGAAGCCGCCGGGCTGGATTTCAACTTCCAGTTGATTCACCCGGAGCTGAACGAGGTGTACTACGGTGAGGTCAGCAACGCCAATATGGCCAATATCCAGATCGACAAGCCGGTGGAGGCCGACCTGACCCTGACCATCAGCAAGGCCGACCTGACCCGGGTACTGCTGGGGGATGGCACCCTGGCGGAGCGGGCCAACATTAAGGGCGATGCCGAGCTGTTGGGCCAGCTGAAAGCGGTGTTGGACACCTTCGAAAGCGACTTTGAAATCGTACCGCTGCCGGCGCAGAAGTCTTGA
- a CDS encoding SDR family oxidoreductase, giving the protein MRVFISGGASGLGRALALYWAAEGARVAIGDVQDGTAVVAEIKERGGEGCFLPCDVTDEASLAAVASELRQRWEGLDLLVCNAGVATAGTLEQESLAQWQWVFDINLFGVVRSCRALVPLLSEGGQVLNIASQAGLNPMPKMGSYSAVKAAVVSFSETLALELADRGIHVSVACPAFFKTNLDKGLRSADPAMTAILHKLFAKAPLSAEQVAASIADGVARRAPLILPHQSGRRAFWLMRLLPRQRYRALMLRQTAKLRRARA; this is encoded by the coding sequence ATGAGAGTCTTTATCAGCGGCGGTGCCTCGGGGTTGGGGCGCGCGTTGGCTCTGTATTGGGCCGCCGAGGGGGCCAGGGTCGCCATCGGCGATGTTCAGGATGGCACAGCGGTGGTGGCGGAGATCAAGGAACGGGGCGGCGAGGGGTGTTTCCTGCCCTGCGACGTCACCGACGAAGCCAGCCTGGCGGCGGTGGCCAGTGAACTGCGCCAGCGTTGGGAGGGCCTTGACCTGCTGGTGTGCAACGCCGGTGTGGCCACCGCCGGTACGCTGGAGCAGGAGTCCCTGGCGCAGTGGCAGTGGGTGTTCGACATCAATCTGTTTGGCGTGGTGCGCAGCTGCCGTGCCCTGGTGCCGCTGCTGTCTGAGGGCGGTCAGGTGCTCAACATCGCCTCTCAGGCCGGGCTCAACCCGATGCCCAAGATGGGCAGCTACAGCGCGGTGAAGGCGGCGGTGGTGAGCTTTTCGGAGACCCTGGCGCTGGAGCTGGCGGACCGGGGCATCCACGTCAGTGTGGCCTGTCCCGCCTTCTTTAAAACCAATCTGGACAAGGGATTGCGCAGCGCTGACCCGGCCATGACCGCCATCCTCCACAAGTTGTTTGCCAAGGCACCGTTGAGTGCAGAGCAGGTCGCCGCATCGATTGCCGATGGGGTGGCCCGACGCGCACCGCTTATCCTGCCGCATCAAAGTGGACGCCGCGCCTTCTGGCTGATGCGGCTGCTTCCGCGCCAGCGCTACCGTGCCCTGATGCTCAGGCAGACCGCCAAACTGCGGAGGGCGCGGGCATGA
- a CDS encoding DJ-1/PfpI family protein — protein MKRREFITGLGAAALTVAARPWAAEAPQLRIEERRAGKLGSGHYRIGVLVFDDYETLDLHGPVEMLGHLADVEIELIGPGAVARSFQGPKVVVDRPLAQLEPLDLFLVPGGLGTRALVQQPELIELIRRQALMSERVLSVCTGAALLAQAGLLDGKRVTTNKAAFAWVASLAPDADWQGRARWVQDGNLTTSSGVSAGTDAALALIAEVRGEAVAQKIAEIAEYPWNRDADNDPFAITWGTDT, from the coding sequence ATGAAACGACGTGAATTTATCACCGGACTGGGCGCCGCCGCGCTGACGGTAGCCGCCCGTCCCTGGGCGGCGGAAGCCCCGCAACTGCGCATTGAAGAGCGCCGTGCCGGAAAGCTGGGCAGCGGCCACTACCGCATTGGTGTGCTGGTGTTTGACGACTATGAAACCCTCGACCTGCATGGTCCGGTTGAGATGCTGGGGCATTTGGCGGATGTGGAGATTGAGCTGATTGGCCCCGGCGCGGTGGCCCGCTCATTCCAGGGCCCCAAGGTGGTGGTGGACCGGCCACTGGCCCAGCTGGAACCGCTGGATCTTTTCCTGGTGCCCGGCGGCCTGGGCACCCGGGCACTGGTGCAGCAGCCTGAGTTGATTGAGCTGATTCGACGCCAGGCGTTGATGAGCGAGCGGGTGCTGTCCGTGTGCACCGGGGCCGCGCTGCTGGCCCAGGCGGGCTTGCTGGACGGCAAGCGGGTTACCACCAACAAAGCGGCGTTTGCCTGGGTGGCTTCACTGGCGCCGGACGCGGATTGGCAGGGCCGGGCGCGCTGGGTGCAGGATGGCAACCTGACCACCTCCTCCGGTGTCTCGGCGGGCACGGACGCGGCACTGGCGTTGATTGCTGAAGTGCGCGGAGAGGCGGTGGCGCAAAAGATTGCTGAGATCGCCGAGTACCCCTGGAATCGGGATGCCGACAATGATCCCTTTGCCATCACCTGGGGCACCGATACCTAA
- a CDS encoding WavE lipopolysaccharide synthesis family protein: MAFEQISVVVQGPVQAYQGRGMEAGITQRCLDSVRQHLPGATLILSTWPDQDLSGLDYDLLVESADPGPNQDDYCPRNYHRQLVSSREGLRRVTTDYAIKLRSDNYLVGNQFVERQQAYPLRHPEFRQFAERVVINANLFRRYSKGHRILYHPSDFFYYGRTEDLLRIWDQPLFEQQPFSADLLAGFARLKKGQVALESEQVICLIWLLALDPNAPVIHRRIAGDASAQDYWDKFVASNLLLDEPERIGLGLRKISLRAKKRVNEFTFHEWCELYNRHCGGDLPLDNAAFWRDMGRRRLGKLPFSWLKTRLLDSAPR, translated from the coding sequence GTGGCGTTTGAGCAGATCAGTGTGGTGGTACAGGGGCCGGTTCAGGCTTATCAGGGCCGGGGCATGGAAGCGGGGATCACCCAGCGCTGTCTGGACAGCGTTCGCCAGCACCTGCCCGGGGCCACCCTGATCCTCTCCACCTGGCCGGATCAGGATCTCTCCGGCCTCGACTACGATCTGCTGGTGGAGAGCGCCGACCCCGGCCCCAACCAGGACGACTACTGCCCACGCAACTACCATCGCCAGCTGGTTTCCAGCCGCGAAGGGCTGCGCCGGGTCACCACCGATTACGCCATCAAGCTGCGCTCTGACAACTACCTGGTGGGCAACCAGTTTGTCGAACGCCAGCAGGCCTACCCGCTGCGCCATCCGGAGTTTCGCCAGTTCGCCGAGCGGGTGGTGATCAACGCCAATCTGTTCCGGCGCTACTCCAAGGGCCACCGCATCCTTTACCACCCCAGTGACTTTTTCTATTACGGCCGCACTGAAGACTTACTCAGGATCTGGGACCAGCCGCTGTTTGAACAGCAGCCCTTCAGTGCCGACCTGCTGGCGGGCTTTGCGCGCCTGAAAAAAGGGCAGGTGGCGCTGGAATCCGAGCAGGTGATCTGCCTGATCTGGCTGCTGGCGCTGGATCCGAACGCTCCGGTGATCCACCGTCGCATTGCGGGCGATGCGTCCGCCCAGGATTACTGGGACAAGTTTGTGGCCAGCAACCTGCTGCTGGATGAGCCCGAGCGAATCGGACTGGGTCTGCGTAAGATCTCGCTGCGGGCCAAGAAGCGGGTGAACGAGTTCACCTTCCATGAGTGGTGCGAGCTCTACAACCGCCACTGTGGTGGCGACCTGCCGCTCGACAACGCCGCCTTCTGGCGCGATATGGGGCGTCGGCGTTTGGGCAAACTGCCCTTCAGCTGGCTGAAAACCCGCCTGCTCGACAGCGCCCCGCGTTGA